DNA sequence from the Athene noctua unplaced genomic scaffold, bAthNoc1.hap1.1 HAP1_HAP1_scaffold_36, whole genome shotgun sequence genome:
agattgatttgtattaggggcactttgaaatgttcctccttaactacaccaggaaatgactccaattagctgcacaagtcctgaagacttgaagaaatctaaaggaagagaacgagctcgttagggctttgtgtattttaatgagccccgtggtgtatttggccccatgtccatgatgctcaggccctgagaggagactgagcaaaggactcaacaagtccaagtcagcagcaaagctccccgtgccctgaagccctgattggccccacggagggccaggactgacaaagcctctgcagggactcgttagagcagagaattggaggctgtgattgcaggcaggcaaaggccccgtgcagggctgtcctgctgtgaaacccttgggttggtgatggagcacaaaggccaagccctgaccctcaggccctgggaaggagatgctgcccctcgtgtgtggctcagggctcttcctgggggcaggggctgtgagggggagcaatgccaagtgtaggaaactgcacaacccctcctggcctctccaggaaggggcgaggaggaaaacacagtccagagcctcaacatcaggtttatcccggtaggcccccatggcagggcaactgccatgaccaagggggccaagagctctgtctcgtgtggcctttcagccctggcagagccctcagccatctctgctgcaggtttgcttctgctgggcccttcaggCGCCTTTTTCtctccaggctggtgacatccatctccctttcctccctcgctctcctcccggcattcccaccccttcactgatgtctctccacactcactgcctgttccttgaaacacagagccacaggctgacccacactccctctgggcgacctcttacaccacaataccacctcctgattgagatttcttttccctcaacTCCCATCTGAACCTTCCAAGctgcactttgttgaggtttccttctgttcccactaccaagaaaagctccgttatctcagaaactctcctcccagcaggtgcagaCGACTGCCGTAGTGCCctgagcctccacctcaccaggctcaagcagccccggtccttcagcctctccacaaaggccccaaacccaccctggcacatctcctttggagcttctccctttcctctccattcctccaggacagggagcctctcccccagtcacaccagtctagaggtggcctccccagcgctgagtcaaggggatgataacgccctggtttggtttgcagcctaagagaaggctctgggggttctcactgacaagcagctgaacaggagccagcagtgtgcccggggaccaagaaagccagcggcatcctggcttgtatcagcactagtgtgaccagcaggagcagggaggtgacagtccccctgtgctctgccctggggaggccacacctggagggttgtgtccaggtttgggcacctcaatcccagagagatctggaggggctggagcgagggcagaggagggcaacaaggctggggaagggctggagaatcaatcctgtgaggagccagggaaggagctgggagtgttcagtgtgaggaggaggaggctgaggggagccctcatccctctctgcagctcctgacaggacattgcagagaggctggggctgggctctgctcccaggggatcagggacaggacaagagggaacggctggaaactgccacaggggagggtcaggctgggcaggaggagaaaatattttgcagaaagagtTGTCAGAGGGTGGAATAGtctgcccggggagggggtggagtccccatccctggatgtgtttaagggtggtttagatgagaccttgagggatacggtgtagaggagaacttgtagagtcgggctgatggttggactcgatgatcccaagggtcttttccaacctcagtgattctgtgattctgtgaataacagaggttccTCCAGATTCAGAACCCATGTCTTGTCCCCAGattgctggggccagctgctggccaatcaggaccctgtggctgtcatggagtcacaatcagcatcacaatttgtggcgcctttgcccgtctctccccatccactcccttgacccctcatggctgctggaccccacgttcaacagccacacccagcccttcgctggcctttccctctccctgccccacgcctgggcagagccgggggggacgtgtcgccttcaggctttgcagtgctcatgcaAACTACTGCCACAAAGTCggtgctgggatcagactcggcgctgtggagcagagcccagcaagacagagcagcgtccagcaggagatgtgcagtggtggccgccaccttgctctggccagggggcttctgtccgtgcactgaaaggatctgctgctaccaagatgcacttggtgtttccagctgtcactgcagagctgccccaaaccgatctgcagttgtggccgtggcctcccctctgtgggggctgggctggggctttgactccagtgtcacctgcactggtcacggcacaaggcagacagctcctacccagagatctacatcctgctgggggttaggccagcgctccctgcccttcactctgctcacagtgtttgcctcagcgcagggaccagcttgatgagattcccaggaatattctgaggcacagtccaatgcttgttgccgtctgcatccacagcatcagaaatattcctttcccttacattgcagGTTGATTGATGGGCCTggtcacatgactgcctggaatttcccttcctggaaggtgacattttcccagagtgggtcaaggtgatgggctctgtcacggccacttggagacacttctcctggagttcttcagcctgagtttaccccagatgacccaggagtgctcacggatgctcctgtgcctgctaatagctgggccaaggttctcaggttcccaatggcctcttcagctgtgggtcatccccaggaatctgctggaactggtaacatgacccgtggtgcccccacaggaaccggggccttcccagtagaacctatgggtcttgcccaagacttaccctgagttcccaggctgcaggcagtgcattgcatttgttgtcacttgtgttagtgactcagcactgctgtggcccacacagatgggtgtgttacaggttgtgtctcccccacgttgggcgcccaaatagactgtgatggtttgactttgctAAATGCCAAatatccaccaagttgctctatcaattcacacacacacacacccacacaccctttTCCCCTTgatttctcaacagggcaaataGGGGAAAGGTGTTGGAAAAtagcttgcagagcaaggccatgggtctctgcaggagctgattgcagccatctgaggtaaaaaaagggtaaaacccagggtacagttatgctaacaaaggactgatatgttaacaaagagagaaactgaggtacattatgaccttgtatatgataaaagaacggccctgggagaaaataacaggttcagaagagggaagatgttgtgacatgtctgagatgccacagggggctgggacattataatgtagcctgttacatgtacccaacagatttgtgagtagtatgcatgattattgtagagtgcttatataaggtgtgatttctttcaataaagttgaagcttgctctatcattcacattgaatcggctgcttgcttcctccgccagCCGCAGAAAGGAAATAAGATAAACAAACCCTTgtggtaaaaacaaaaaagcagctttaatatAAACCaaacgaagcaaaggtctgtgcacggaagaaaaaaacccagatttattctctacttcccatggagaggcgatgtggggccttctcaggatcagggctcccatacgcggagtggttgcctcggaggaccaagggtgaccccacccccttcctcctttctcccagctttacactgagcagacgtcacatggtctggaatgtccctttggtcgtttgggtcagctgtcctggctgtgtcccctcccaagatcttgcccaccctgtcccactgggggaaatgtcggaaggagccttggtgctgtgtaagcactgctcagcagcagccacaacaccagggtgctgccaacaccctgcagctcccagcataaaccacagcaccgtgagggctgctgtaggggaaaccaattccagctcagccagacccagtgcagtctcCCCATTTTGGAGAAGTAAGGGCGACCTGAATAGTGTTGAGTGAAGGTCTGACAAGGTGGGGCTCAGGGCTTAGTGCACATAAACTGTGTGCCATGGGGGAGAGAAGTGCAGTTTTTGGCCGAGTGGTGTGGAAGCTCCAGGCACCATAGGATTAGCCTGAGAGTGGCTGAGGGGGGATTATAGAGATGATGGAGATTTTCATTGAAGTAAGAAAGAGCATGAGAAACACTAATGCCGAAAAGTACAgcaggggaggctcagactgggcacagagcaatgtccctggaagggcagtgctgtggtggaacaggtcaccccgagggagactggagcagccccaggctttgtgtgtcaaggagcaggcagggaggaggcagagatctcaggaaaggaagggagatgctcaggggagagcagggtgtggtagctgggtggacgtctccagcctgcagagaaagaggtgcaggtgtgggacacggtgggacagcctgtggtggagacgacagaggggtgagcaaagtctgagcatcccccagcagagctgagctctctctgcccttggctctggctggtgtctctgccactggtggccatgaggaagccccttccccttccagcactgggtctcatggcctccccttgcccagccgagagcctggcaggggttggaccatagtcctgcccttggcattgcccatccccacatcaccctgccccaggaagagccctgaggaacagcatctgacttcccaggggctgggggtcagggcgtggccctttgctccatgtaacacacccaggtttgctcagaatctgttccacactgacagggcctttgtttccctgtcatctctgccgggagttttctgctgtaaccagccccgcaggaggtttgtcaggaacggtcctcactgggagccattaacactccaagaaactttgcagttggcctctggctttgacttcctgactggcaccttcatcatccaatcactgtctgaggtccatggactcagaccaaccctcctcaaggagtcattaaaatgccttgggcttgcattctgctgtgatgctgggccgggctgctgggctggagggagctgagggcaagtggtcagcgctgcagagagccagctctgcccaggagcagctcctctgaaaagcgcagcagggctgagggcactgcctgcaggcaccgagggcagaggagccgggcacagagagggcagaggcagacggcactggcagggtgctgagagctcactgcaggagaaatcttcccagcaggtatcatggtaagtgaactcttgttttgctgggtgggcagggggaggtggcattttattcctcctttctagagaaagtgctaaggcagctgtttcattagcacatctttaattgtctcctgagcccctgcagaggcagagctgcccctgggcagggccctgctgccaggaggggtctgcagggcagagctgagcacccagcgggtgggatgggggctgtgagcactgacagggaggagacgtggggacagagaagcagctcctggctgggacagctccaggcaccagagacatgggcagggagtcagagggagctgctgctggaaacaccttgggggcaggaattcaggcaccccctgccatcccctgcagtgcagacacccactccagaggagccccctggtctcctctcccagccagcagagccccacccgctgtccctgtgctgcctcctcccagcagcactggggcatttccccacatttccccgtgggcctctgctccccgcgttgggatcaccggacgttcggggatgggcgggggttcagctgggagcaagacctgtgggcactgccatgcagatgtttccctgggagtgaaatgtccgagtgccctcgccatctgcaggctccgggggacacaaaggagccagttcccccctcaggacaccccatctttagggcactggactctttcccagtggggtcctgctgggctgcagcctgtcctccagaagggcacagctctccccgggcagctctgtgttctccagcagccccgtgaggaactggatggagaggaatgagaaatctgtcccgactgattgatgctttttcctctgtgaacaggccctcgtgccgtgagggagcaaatgtgcaacggcagctccatcaccgagttcctcctcctggcattcgcagacagacgggagctgcagctcctgcacttctggctcttcctgggcatctccctggctgccctcctgggcaacggcctcatcatcaccgccatcgcctgtgaccaccgcctgcacacccccatgtacttcttcctcctcaacctctccctcctcgacctgggctccctctccaccactctccccaaagccatggccaactccctctggcacaacaggcacatctcctacttggggtgtgctgcacagctctttatGTTTGCCTTCTTtatctcagcagagttttctctcctcaccatcatgtcctacgaccgctacgttgccatctgcaaacccctgcactacgggaccctcctgggcagcagagcttgtgtccacatggcagcagctgcctggggcactgggttcctttattctctcctgcacacggccaacacattttcactgcctctctgccatggcaacaccctggaccagttcttctgtgaaatcccccagatcctcaagctctcctgctcacactcctacctcagggaagttgggatTCTTCTTGCAAGTGCTTGTTTAGTGTTTggatgttttgtgttcattgtggtgtcctatgtgcagatcttcagggccgtgctgaggatcccctctgagcagggacggcataaagccttttccacgtgcctccctcacctggccgtggtctccctatTTGTCAGCACTGGTCTGTTTGCCCACGTGAAGCCCTCCTCCTTCTCAGCCCcaaccctggacctggtggtgtcatttctgtactctgTAATTCCTCCATTAGTGAATCCTGTCATATATAGCTTCAGGAACAGGGATCTCAAACATGCCCTGGATAGCATGATAACTAGATATTTTTAAGCAATATACGACTCATGTTCTACAGCGCAGTAGTATTAATAGAACTCTGTACAGGCCCAATGTGTCATGTCTATATTCTGTTGTTGGTGTTGGTATTATAATTTGAAAGGCGttaacgcagggctgatttcgttattgctgagcagggcttacacagggtcagggacattcctgctcctcaccccaccccaccagcgagcagctgggggtgcacaaggagctgggaggggacacggctgggacagctgaccccgactgaccaacggggtattttgtaccttatgacatcatgctccgttatataaagctgggggagaaggacgaacatggggacattcagagttatggagTTCGTTTTCccacgtcactgttatgtgtgatggagccctgatgtcctggagatggctgaagctCTGCCTGGAAATGGGAAGAAGTGAATGAATTCCACCTTTTCCTTTACTTACCTGTGTGTTTTTCtgtacctattaaactgcctttatctcaacctacaagttttctcccttttacacttctgattcactcccccattgcacccagcggagtgagtgtgtgagtgtgttgCGCCCAGATGCTGgatgggttcaaaccatgacattgacCCAGGGCAAACATGATGCTGTAGCCCCTCAGAACCACCAgttgcagcactggcctctcacttcagctcggagagggtctttgtccctccacagagggacaccaaatgagtaggtcagaagttcatgtttgcattttatggaggagatgtaaacatgcacatcatgtgtgtgaggtgagagagcacaactgccatcagctattcctgggggtgctgtgaaggtgtgtgggacaaacagggtcatgaggtcacttcacgtcgacagtaacgtcccctgggcaaccccctggctgcagccctgggaggtgtttccttgaaccgaggtccccgagtccattcctcatgccgtggggcatctcccacgagtgcagagcagggtgatcagcacagggctgaggggcctcccagcctctggccgtggcagcaggagcccagagagacacgacgactccggcaatgcactgcctctgcgtgtgcaagggaaggactcgtgtctctgaaccccctgtgtgtaaggtgagggcatggggccagctgagatgtgggcacctgacagagcccggacacttgtgtgtgtgacccaggaacaacccccactctcccagtgagactcatctccgctgccttggacaggctcatggcaagtgctcctgttggctccgtcaccctcgccggtgattctgggctgagccctcagaagggccagagcaatcagagaggttctgggtccatggagaaggccgagggcaaacccatcttcaagaagggcaggaatgagaactgggagaattataggggagagttataggcttgtcagcttccctccatcaCTGGGAAGTTCGTAGgctgtcccgatccgatatcaggggagggttcttaaaatgCTGCATatccttatgaactttatttctataacaactaataagagcgataggagagagaggaaaagaaaggaaaaggttggaacccctaagcaagaacacggtagaggcgcaactaattaccaccaccacgactggggatccggcgatgttctgtcggtccgatgatgctccacgttcctggctccgagttggttcccc
Encoded proteins:
- the LOC141974188 gene encoding olfactory receptor 14A16-like is translated as MCNGSSITEFLLLAFADRRELQLLHFWLFLGISLAALLGNGLIITAIACDHRLHTPMYFFLLNLSLLDLGSLSTTLPKAMANSLWHNRHISYLGCAAQLFMFAFFISAEFSLLTIMSYDRYVAICKPLHYGTLLGSRACVHMAAAAWGTGFLYSLLHTANTFSLPLCHGNTLDQFFCEIPQILKLSCSHSYLREVGILLASACLVFGCFVFIVVSYVQIFRAVLRIPSEQGRHKAFSTCLPHLAVVSLFVSTGLFAHVKPSSFSAPTLDLVVSFLYSVIPPLVNPVIYSFRNRDLKHALDSMITRYF